A window of the Mus musculus strain C57BL/6J chromosome 18, GRCm38.p6 C57BL/6J genome harbors these coding sequences:
- the Tshz1 gene encoding teashirt homolog 1 isoform 2 (isoform 2 is encoded by transcript variant 3), translating to MNETGHYRDDNRDKDSEKTKRWSKPRKRSLMEMEGKEDAQKVLKCMYCGHSFESLQDLSVHMIKTKHYQKVPLKEPVPAITKLVPSTKKRALQDLASPCSPEPTGVATEVALSESAKDQKTANPYVTPNNRYGYQNGASYTWQFEARKAQILKCMECGSSHDTLQQLTAHMMVTGHFLKVTTSASKKGKQLVLDPVVEEKIQSIPLPPTTHTRLPASSIKKQPDSPAGSVASEEKKEPEKEKEKEKAPPAAGDAERKIKEETEDATEKFEPTALYQYLREEDLDDSPKGGVDILKSLENTVSTAISKAQNGAPSWGGYPSIHAAYQLPGTVKPLQSAVQSVQIQPSYASSVKSLSSTEHNALLHSPGSLTPPPHKSNVSAMEELVEKVTGKVSIKKEERPTEKEKSSPVKAISPVAKENKDLPKTEETGSKPQKKGSDSETGKAKKESTLDAHTPNGTEPLKAKVTNGCGHLGIITDHSPEPSFINPLSALQSIMNTHLGKVSKPVSPSLDPLAMLYKISNSMLDKPVYPTTPAKQADAIDRYYYENSDQPIDLTKSKNKPLVSGVADAVSSPLRESALMDISDMVKNLTGRLTPKSSTPSTVSEKSDADGSSFEEALDELSPVHKRKGRQSNWNPQHLLILQAQFASSLRETAEGKYIMSDLGPQERVHISKFTGLSMTTISHWLANVKYQLRRTGGTKFLKNLDTGHPVFFCNDCASQFRTASTYVSHLETHLGFSLKDLSKLPLSQIQEQQSVVSKALTNKTLGPLGSSEEDLGSTFQCKLCNRTFASKHAVKLHLSKTHGKSPEDHLIYVTELEKQ from the coding sequence CCCAGAAGGTGCTGAAGTGTATGTACTGCGGACACTCCTTCGAGTCCTTGCAAGACCTCAGTGTCCACATGATCAAAACAAAGCATTACCAGAAAGTGCCTCTGAAGGAGCCCGTGCCAGCCATCACCAAACTGGTCCCTTCCACCAAGAAGCGAGCACTCCAGGACCTGGCATCCCCTTGTTCCCCAGAGCCCACGGGCGTGGCCACTGAGGTTGCACTGAGTGAGTCAGCCAAGGACCAGAAAACGGCCAACCCGTACGTGACTCCGAACAACCGTTACGGCTACCAGAATGGTGCTAGTTACACGTGGCAGTTCGAGGCCCGCAAAGCCCAGATACTCAAGTGCATGGAATGTGGCAGCTCCCATGATACCTTGCAGCAGCTCACAGCCCACATGATGGTCACTGGCCATTTCTTAAAGGTGACAACCTCTGCCTCCAAGAAAGGAAAGCAGCTGGTGTTGGACCCCGTGGTGGAGGAGAAGATCCAGTCCATCCCGTTGCCCCCGACCACTCACACCCGGCTGCCTGCCTCTAGCATCAAGAAGCAACCGGACTCTCCTGCGGGCTCTGTAGCctcagaagagaagaaggaacctgagaaggagaaggaaaaggagaaagcccCACCGGCAGCTGGGGATgcagagagaaaaatcaaagaggaGACTGAAGATGCCACTGAGAAGTTTGAGCCCACTGCCCTTTATCAGTACCTGCGTGAGGAAGACCTAGATGACAGCCCCAAGGGAGGAGTAGATATCCTAAAGTCACTCGAGAACACTGTGTCCACGGCCATCAGTAAAGCCCAGAATGGGGCACCCTCATGGGGTGGGTACCCCAGCATCCATGCAGCCTACCAGCTGCCAGGCACAGTGAAGCCACTGCAGTCTGCTGTGCAGAGCGTGCAAATACAGCCGTCTTACGCCAGCAGCGTGAAGTCACTGTCCTCCACAGAGCACAATGCCCTCCTACACTCCCCAGGGAGCCTCACCCCGCCACCCCATAAGAGCAATGTGTCTGCCATGGAGGAGTTAGTAGAGAAGGTCACGGGCAAGGTCAGCATCAAGAAGGAGGAGAGGCCTACTGAGAAGGAGAAGAGCTCCCCTGtcaaagccatctctcctgtgGCAAAGGAGAATAAAGATCTTCCTAAGACAGAGGAGACCGGGAGCAAGCCACAGAAGAAGGGCTCGGATTCAGAAACTGGGAAGGCCAAAAAGGAGAGTACATTGGACGCTCACACCCCAAATGGTACAGAACCTCTTAAAGCCAAGGTCACCAATGGCTGCGGCCATCTGGGTATCATCACGGACCACTCGCCGGAGCCTTCTTTCATCAACCCTCTAAGCGCTCTGCAGTCCATCATGAACACCCACCTAGGAAAGGTGTCCAAGCCCGTGAGCCCCTCTCTGGATCCACTGGCGATGCTCTACAAGATCAGCAACAGCATGCTGGACAAGCCCGTCTACCCCACGACCCCTGCCAAGCAGGCTGATGCAATCGACCGCTACTACTATGAGAACAGCGACCAGCCCATTGATCTGACCAAGTCTAAGAACAAGCCACTGGTCTCGGGTGTGGCAGATGCTGTGTCCTCGCCTCTGCGGGAGAGCGCCCTCATGGATATCTCGGACATGGTGAAAAATCTCACAGGTCGTCTGACTCCCAAGTCCTCCACACCCTCCACGGTGTCAGAGAAGTCAGATGCAGATGGGAGCAGCTTTGAGGAGGCCCTGGACGAGCTGTCACCTGTTCACAAGAGAAAGGGGCGCCAGTCCAATTGGAACCCACAACACCTGCTCATCCTGCAGGCTCAGTTTGCCTCCAGCCTTCGAGAGACAGCAGAAGGGAAATACATCATGTCAGACCTGGGCCCTCAGGAGCGGGTGCACATCTCCAAGTTCACGGGCCTATCCATGACCACCATCAGTCACTGGCTGGCCAACGTGAAGTACCAGCTGCGGAGGACAGGGGGAACCAAGTTCCTTAAGAACCTCGACACAGGGCatcctgttttcttttgtaatgatTGTGCCTCTCAGTTCAGAACTGCCTCCACGTACGTCAGTCACCTGGAGACGCACCTAGGCTTCAGCTTGAAGGACCTCTCCAAGCTGCCACTCAGTCAGATACAAGAGCAGCAGAGTGTCGTCTCCAAAGCCCTCACCAACAAGACTCTGGGCCCGCTGGGCTCCTCCGAGGAAGACCTGGGCTCCACATTCCAATGCAAGCTCTGCAACCGGACTTTTGCGAGCAAGCACGCAGTAAAACTGCACCTTAGTAAGACGCACGGCAAGTCGCCAGAGGACCACCTGATCTAcgtgacagagctggagaagcaaTAG